The genomic DNA GGCACGCCAGTTGGATGTAGATGTTTTATTATGGGGTGGCACTCATAACGTTGAAGCTTACACCTTGGAAGGGAAGTTCTTTGTAAATCCAGGTAGTTGTACAGGAGCTTTTAATACTGATTGGCCAATTGTCTTTGATGTCGAGGATAGTGATGAAGCTGTAACTTCAGAGGTCGAGAAAACACCTAAGGAAAGCGGAGCCAGGCAGGAGGACGATTCTGTTGAGGGAGCATCAGAAACTGACGTAGCTAATGGGAATGAGCTTAAAGCTGAAAGCCAATTCAAAGAGGATGAGGTCAATATATCAGATCTGGATGTAAACGGGTCTAATTCGCCAAGTTTTTGTCTCTTGGATATTCAAGGCACTACCTGTACGTTATACATTTATCTTTATGTTGATGGGGAAGTGAAGGTCGATAAAGTTGTTTATGAGAAGGAATAAGGCAACCATTGCCATTTTATGCGTTCCTGTAAAATCTTGAGATTACGAGGCCTAGTTGTagaattatttttttttacaaaagaGATAGATTGGGACCAAAAAATACTATATCCGTGGAGCATTCCGCATAATAATCAAATGAATATCTGCACTTCTAGTTTGTTTACTATTTATACTCGCACAGTTCGAAAAAAGTATCACTTGACACAATGCTGCATTTA from Saccharomyces eubayanus strain FM1318 chromosome VIII, whole genome shotgun sequence includes the following:
- the VPS29 gene encoding retromer subunit VPS29, whose amino-acid sequence is MLLLALSDAHIPDRATDLPLKFKKLLSVPDKISQVALLGNSTKSYNFLKFVNQISSNITIVRGEFDNGHLPSTKKDKVSESSRNLEEIPMNSIIRQGALKIGCCSGYTVVPKNDPLSLLALARQLDVDVLLWGGTHNVEAYTLEGKFFVNPGSCTGAFNTDWPIVFDVEDSDEAVTSEVEKTPKESGARQEDDSVEGASETDVANGNELKAESQFKEDEVNISDLDVNGSNSPSFCLLDIQGTTCTLYIYLYVDGEVKVDKVVYEKE